A single region of the Silene latifolia isolate original U9 population chromosome 8, ASM4854445v1, whole genome shotgun sequence genome encodes:
- the LOC141594665 gene encoding heat shock 70 kDa protein 18-like, whose protein sequence is MAKMADKAVENWPAVGIDLGTTYSCVAVWQDDRVEIITNDLGNRTTPSCVAFTQHQRLIGEGAINQATINPTNTVFDAKRLIGRKFNDQVVQDDIMLWPFTVIAQDVGNDNKKPIIVVNYKDEEKHFFPEEISSMILSKMKDIATAYLGTEVKNAVVTVPAYFNNAQRQATKDAGAIAGLNVLRIINEPTAAAIAYGLDKKLTSGEVEAVKNVLVFDLGGGTFDVSLVAIGKDAFEVKAVGGDTHLGGGDFDKRMVNYFIAEFERKHNKNMSDNPRALGRLRAACERAKRNLSSTPETSIDIDCLFDGIDFSTTITRARFEKLNMDLFQNCLEPIGKCLKDAKIEKSEVHEIVLVGGSSRTPIVRRLVQDFFNGKELCQGINPDEAVAYGAACHAAVLTGTMGLKNHVLTDVTPLSLGVRVYSGEMMVIVPRNTAIPLKMNGRIVTAFDNQTTVSFRVFEGEKSIANENHYLGMFKLEGIPPAPEGVPKFDTVFEIDADGILTVSAEDIDTKNKNQVTITNHSARLPKKEINRMVKEAKRYKVDDEAFKEAAKAKNKLENYVDEVKKKARENMWKIDLKDKRKIDDVIEQTEQWLDWNNIFGKARMFDQKIQRLVKISEPIFKKMRRSDDTEIEILELD, encoded by the exons ATGGCAAAAATGGCGGATAAAGCAGTAGAAAATTGGCCTGCTGTAGGAATCGATCTTGGAACCACATATTCATGTGTAGCAGTATGGCAAGATGACCGTGTTGAGATCATCACCAACGACTTAGGCAACCGTACGACGCCGTCTTGTGTCGCATTCACCCAACACCAGCGGCTTATTGGCGAAGGTGCTATCAACCAGGCTACCATAAACCCTACTAACACTGTCTTTG ATGCAAAGAGGCTCATTGGTCGAAAATTTAACGATCAAGTGGTGCAAGATGATATCATGCTCTGGCCATTCACAGTCATTGCTCAAGATGTTGGAAACGACAACAAGAAGCCGATCATTGTGGTTAATTACAAAGACGAGGAGAAGCATTTCTTTCCTGAAGAGATATCGTCTATGATTCTCTCGAAGATGAAGGACATTGCAACAGCCTATCTTGGCACTGAGGTCAAGAATGCTGTTGTCACTGTCCCGGCTTATTTCAATAATGCGCAACGTCAAGCTACTAAAGACGCTGGCGCCATTGCTGGGTTGAATGTCCTACGCATCATTAATGAACCGACAGCTGCTGCCATAGCCTATGGCCTCGACAAAAAGCTTACTAGTGGTGAAGTTGAAGCGGTCAAGAATGTTTTGGTTTTTGACCTCGGTGGTGGAACATTTGATGTTTCCTTGGTCGCTATTGGAAAAGATGCATTCGAGGTGAAAGCTGTTGGTGGTGACACACACCTTGGTGGCGGAGATTTTGACAAACGGATGGTAAATTATTTCATTGCCGAGTTTGAGAGGAAACACAATAAGAACATGAGTGATAATCCAAGAGCATTAGGCAGGTTGCGAGCAGCTTGTGAGAGGGCGAAGAGGAACCTCTCCTCGACCCCTGAGACATCTATCGACATTGATTGTCTTTTTGATGGGATTGATTTCTCGACGACCATAACTCGTGCACGATTTGAGAAGCTGAATATGGATTTGTTTCAGAATTGTCTAGAACCCATCGGCAAGTGCTTGAAGGATGCAAAGATTGAGAAAAGTGAGGTCCATGAAATCGTCCTTGTTGGGGGATCATCTCGAACCCCAATTGTTCGTCGGTTGGTGCAAGACTTCTTCAATGGAAAGGAGCTCTGCCAAGGTATTAATCCTGACGAGGCTGTTGCATATGGGGCTGCCTGTCACGCGGCCGTATTAACGGGCACAATGGGTTTGAAAAATCACGTACTTACTGATGTTACTCCTCTTTCGCTTGGTGTTAGGGTGTACTCGGGTGAAATGATGGTTATAGTCCCTCGAAACACAGCTATACCCTTAAAGATGAATGGGCGGATTGTAACGGCGTTTGACAACCAAACCACTGTGTCATTCCGGGTGTTCGAAGGGGAAAAATCTATTGCTAATGAAAACCACTACCTTGGAATGTTTAAATTAGAGGGGATTCCTCCAGCACCTGAGGGCGTTCCTAAGTTCGACACAGTATTTGAGATCGATGCTGATGGTATTCTGACTGTATCAGCCGAGGATATAGacacaaaaaataaaaatcagGTCACAATCACGAATCACAGCGCGAGATTGCCCAAAAAGGAGATCAATAGGATGGTGAAGGAGGCAAAGAGGTACAAGGTTGATGATGAGGCGTTTAAGGAGGCGGCCAAGGCAAAGAACAAGTTAGAGAATTATGTGGACGAAGTTAAGAAGAAGGCAAGAGAAAATATGTGGAAAATCGATTTGAAGGACAAGAGAAAGATCGATGATGTTATCGAGCAAACAGAGCAATGGCTTGATTGGAACAACATATTTGGTAAAGCTAGAATGTTTGACCAAAAAATTCAAAGGTTGGTGAAAATTTCTGAACCTATTTTTAAGAAAATGCGTAGGAGTGATGACACAGAGATTGAAATATTGGAACTTGATTGA
- the LOC141594664 gene encoding heat shock cognate 70 kDa protein-like codes for MNPTNTIFDAKRLIGRKFDDPIVQDDMKYWPFKVISEPNDTNNGNNPVILVTYKDEEKQFSPEQISSMILEKMKKIAETYLGKEVEDAVVTVPAYFNDAQRQATKDAGVIAGLNVLRIINEPTAAAIAYGLDKELTGYKNKVAKNILVFDLGGGTFDVSLVSVRKDAFEVKAVSGDTHLGGGDFDTRLVVYLVAEFERKHKKTMGDNPRALGRLRAACERAKRNLSSITETSIEIDCLFDGIDFCSTVTRARFEMLNLDLFEKCLIPVEKCLKDAKMGKTDVHDIVLVGGSTRIPKVQQLLRDYFFGKELCESINPDEAVAYGAASHAAIIVGAGDLKDTVLVDVTPLSLGIELYDKSMTVIIPRNTTIPTKMFGKLETAYDNQTAMSFPVYEGERHIAKDNNFLGVFNLYNIPPGPERASKFKVCFEIDANGLLTVSANLIGANNKDQITITEHSGRLTKDEIDRMVKEGEMYKAHDDEFKRAVKAKTDLENYIEEVRLMARRYRDRLNKEENRSLENAIELTIEWLDWNHLCGDASMFEQKMDELKSAFDDVLRKMRVTSLNEVD; via the exons ATGAACCCTACCAACACTATCTTTG ATGCAAAGAGACTAATTGGAAGAAAATTTGATGACCCTATAGTTCAGGATGATATGAAGTATTGGCCATTTAAAGTCATTTCCGAGCCTAATGATACTAATAATGGTAACAACCCTGTAATTTTGGTGACCTATAAGGATGAAGAGAAGCAATTTTCCCCAGAACAAATATCGTCAATGATTCTAGAGAAGATGAAAAAGATTGCCGAAACCTACCTAGGTAAAGAAGTTGAGGATGCTGTTGTTACCGTTCCTGCTTATTTCAATGATGCACAACGCCAAGCGACTAAAGACGCCGGAGTAATTGCTGGGCTCAATGTTCTACGCATTATTAATGAGCCCACCGCTGCTGCAATTGCCtatggtcttgacaaggagcttACTGGCTACAAAAATAAGGTGGCAAAAAACATTTTGGTGTTTGATCTTGGTGGCGGGACCTTCGATGTCTCTTTAGTGTCGGTCAGAAAAGATGCATTTGAGGTTAAAGCAGTGAGTGGTGATACCCACCTTGGTGGAGGTGATTTTGACACGCGATTGGTGGTCTACCTTGTGGCCGAATTTGAGAGGAAACACAAGAAGACAATGGGCGACAATCCGAGGGCCCTTGGAAGGTTAAGAGCCGCATGTGAGAGGGCTAAGAGGAACCTTTCTTCGATTACTGAAACATCAATCGAGATTGATTGTCTCTTCGATGGGATAGACTTTTGTTCAACGGTAACACGTGCACGGTTTGAGATGCTAAATCTTGATTTATTCGAAAAATGTCTAATCCCCGTGGAAAAATGTTTAAAGGACGCGAAAATGGGAAAAACTGATGTGCATGATATAGTCCTGGTCGGAGGGTCCACCCGGATCCCAAAGGTTCAACAATTGTTGCGAGATTACTTCTTTGGTAAAGAACTTTGTGAGAGTATCAACCCGGATGAGGCGGTTGCCTATGGAGCCGCTTCTCATGCTGCAATTATAGTTGGTGCTGGTGATCTAAAGGATACCGTGCTTGTCGACGTTACTCCTTTATCACTTGGCATTGAGCTTTATGATAAATCGATGACTGTTATTATTCCTCGAAACACAACAATCCCAACTAAGATGTTTGGGAAATTAGAAACAGCATATGATAACCAGACTGCAATGAGTTTTCCTGTCTATGAGGGTGAAAGACACATAGCCAAAGACAACAATTTCTTGGGCGTGTTCAATTTGTACAATATACCACCAGGACCCGAACGCGCCTCTAAGTTCAAAGTCTGCTTCGAGATCGATGCTAATGGTCTCCTGACCGTGTCAGCTAACCTGATCGGCGCCAATAACAAGGACCAGATTACTATCACCGAGCATAGCGGAAGACTAACAAAGGACGAGATCGATAGGATGGTGAAAGAGGGTGAGATGTACAAAGCTCATGACGATGAGTTCAAAAGGGCGGTAAAAGCTAAGACCGACTTAGAGAATTACATCGAGGAGGTTAGGTTGATGGCAAGACGATATCGCGATAGGCTTAATAAGGAGGAGAATAGATCGTTGGAGAATGCAATTGAGCTGACAATTGAATGGTTGGATTGGAATCATCTTTGTGGTGATGCGTCTATGTTTGAGCAAAAGATGGATGAGCTTAAGAGTGCTTTTGATGATGTTTTGAGGAAGATGCGAGTCACTAGTTTAAATGAGGTTGATTAA